The following coding sequences lie in one Nitratireductor mangrovi genomic window:
- a CDS encoding L,D-transpeptidase family protein, translating into MISKWMRTGLLAAGMALTLAGCTESTLQSVGAKAEKPLPPRLIAAMKAKGMTRHSPVMARVFKEEGQLEVWKQKANGRYELLATYPICKWSGKLGPKFTEGDRQAPEGFYHVRPAQMNPQSSFHLAFNMGYPNAYDRANGRTGSHLMVHGECSSAGCYSMNNPEMEEIYALARDAFRGGQRDFQIQAYPFRMTAQNMARYRNDPNYPFWQMLKEGYDHFEITKVPPKVDVCEKRYVFNRVTEEGVEFSPTGACPPTTQPEALVNAFQSYRSEYEAAFTTMAGKGGMPAPRASIAGLREANLVADWTRRRARGERVPVEPPSLGHDGTVTATSVMGRIDSPAGRRMAAIDAEKEAKRKAAEEKAEAERRAAEARAAAEAAKVAEAEAAKRAAEEPAETAAAPAEEESGGLLGLGSVRKRITNIFE; encoded by the coding sequence ATGATTTCGAAGTGGATGCGTACCGGACTGCTTGCCGCCGGCATGGCGCTGACGCTGGCCGGCTGCACGGAATCGACATTGCAGTCGGTCGGGGCCAAGGCGGAAAAGCCGCTGCCGCCGCGCCTGATTGCCGCCATGAAGGCCAAGGGCATGACCCGGCACTCGCCGGTGATGGCGCGCGTCTTCAAGGAAGAAGGCCAGCTCGAGGTCTGGAAGCAGAAGGCCAATGGCCGCTACGAGCTGCTCGCCACCTACCCGATCTGCAAATGGTCGGGCAAGCTCGGCCCCAAATTCACGGAAGGCGACCGCCAGGCACCGGAAGGCTTCTACCATGTGCGTCCGGCGCAGATGAACCCGCAGTCGAGTTTCCACCTCGCCTTCAACATGGGCTATCCCAACGCCTATGACCGCGCCAATGGCCGCACCGGCTCGCACCTGATGGTGCACGGCGAATGTTCGTCGGCCGGCTGCTATTCGATGAACAATCCGGAGATGGAAGAGATCTACGCGCTGGCCCGCGACGCCTTCCGCGGCGGCCAGCGCGATTTCCAGATCCAGGCCTACCCGTTCCGCATGACCGCGCAGAACATGGCGCGCTACCGCAACGACCCCAACTATCCCTTCTGGCAGATGCTGAAGGAGGGTTACGACCATTTCGAGATCACCAAGGTGCCGCCGAAGGTCGACGTCTGCGAGAAGCGCTACGTCTTCAACCGCGTCACCGAGGAAGGCGTGGAGTTCTCGCCGACCGGCGCCTGCCCCCCGACGACGCAGCCCGAAGCGCTGGTCAACGCCTTCCAGTCCTACCGTTCCGAATACGAGGCGGCCTTCACCACCATGGCCGGCAAGGGCGGCATGCCGGCGCCGAGGGCCTCGATCGCCGGGCTGAGGGAGGCGAACCTGGTCGCCGACTGGACCCGTCGCCGGGCGCGCGGCGAGCGCGTGCCGGTGGAGCCGCCTTCGCTTGGCCATGACGGCACGGTGACCGCGACCTCGGTCATGGGCCGCATCGATTCACCGGCCGGCCGCCGCATGGCGGCGATCGACGCCGAGAAGGAAGCCAAGCGCAAGGCGGCCGAGGAAAAGGCCGAGGCCGAACGCCGCGCCGCCGAGGCAAGGGCGGCGGCCGAAGCGGCCAAGGTCGCCGAGGCGGAAGCCGCCAAGCGCGCCGCCGAGGAACCGGCGGAGACCGCCGCGGCACCCGCGGAGGAAGAGTCCGGCGGCCTGCTCGGGCTCGGCTCGGTGCGCAAGCGCATCACCAACATCTTCGAATAG
- a CDS encoding HlyC/CorC family transporter has protein sequence MTSELWVTGGVILFLIMLSFLFSGSETGMTAASRARLHSLAAGGDRRAAMVEKLIERKDRLVGALLIGNNLVNILASALATSLLLTLFGEAGVVYATLAMTVILVIFSEILPKSLALFRPEQFALIVSPFARAVVFVFGPVSSVANWIVRGILSLFGINLGRDAPMVSAHEELRGTVEVLHREGAFIKQERDRVGGLLDLAELEVSDVMIHRTAMRLVNADDPAEQVVREILQSPYTRMPVYRNSTDNIVGVVHSKDLLRALHDVDNEPRRIDITKVASKPWFVPDTTTLHDQLNAFLRKKAHVAIVVDEYGEVEGLVTLEDIIEEIVGEIADEHDVDMQGVKQEADGSIVVDGSVPIRDLNRALDWNLPDEEATTIAGLVIHEAQTIPEEKQAFTFHGKRFVVMKRDRNRIMRLRIRDAGQ, from the coding sequence ATGACGAGCGAATTGTGGGTGACAGGCGGGGTCATCCTTTTCCTGATCATGCTGTCCTTCCTGTTCTCGGGCAGCGAGACCGGCATGACGGCGGCGTCGCGGGCTAGGCTGCATTCGCTGGCGGCCGGCGGCGACCGGCGCGCGGCCATGGTCGAGAAGCTGATCGAGCGCAAGGACCGCCTTGTCGGCGCACTGCTGATCGGCAACAATCTGGTCAACATCCTCGCCTCGGCGCTCGCCACCAGCCTGCTCCTGACGCTGTTTGGCGAGGCGGGCGTGGTCTACGCCACGCTGGCGATGACCGTCATCCTGGTCATCTTCTCCGAAATCCTGCCCAAGTCGCTGGCGCTTTTCCGTCCGGAACAATTCGCGCTCATCGTCTCGCCCTTCGCGCGCGCCGTCGTTTTCGTGTTCGGGCCGGTCTCCTCGGTCGCCAACTGGATCGTGCGCGGCATCCTGAGCCTTTTCGGCATCAATCTCGGCCGCGACGCGCCGATGGTGTCCGCGCATGAGGAACTGCGCGGCACCGTCGAGGTGCTGCATCGCGAGGGCGCCTTCATCAAGCAGGAGCGCGACCGGGTCGGCGGCCTGCTCGACCTTGCCGAGCTCGAGGTTTCCGACGTGATGATCCACCGCACCGCGATGCGACTGGTCAATGCCGACGATCCGGCCGAGCAGGTGGTGCGCGAAATCCTGCAGAGCCCCTATACGCGCATGCCGGTCTATCGCAATTCCACCGACAACATCGTCGGCGTGGTGCATTCCAAGGACCTGTTGCGGGCGCTGCACGACGTCGACAACGAGCCGCGCCGCATCGACATCACCAAGGTCGCCAGCAAGCCGTGGTTCGTGCCCGACACCACCACGCTGCACGACCAGTTGAACGCCTTCCTGCGCAAGAAGGCGCATGTGGCGATCGTCGTCGACGAATATGGCGAGGTCGAGGGCCTGGTCACGCTCGAGGACATCATCGAGGAGATCGTCGGCGAGATCGCCGACGAGCACGATGTCGACATGCAGGGCGTCAAGCAGGAAGCCGACGGCTCGATCGTCGTCGACGGCTCGGTGCCGATCCGCGATCTCAACCGCGCGCTCGACTGGAACCTGCCCGACGAGGAGGCGACGACGATCGCCGGCCTCGTCATTCACGAGGCGCAGACCATCCCGGAGGAAAAGCAGGCCTTCACCTTCCACGGCAAGCGCTTCGTCGTCATGAAGCGCGACCGCAACAGGATCATGCGGCTGAGGATACGCGACGCCGGCCAGTAG
- a CDS encoding acetyl-CoA carboxylase carboxyltransferase subunit alpha — translation MYNYLDFEKPVADLEGKILELKKLSESGEAVDVADEITRLEKRAREALNEAYRSLTPWQKAQVARHPDRPHCLDYVDALFTDFTGLAGDRSFGDDNAIIGGFARFGGEPVAILGQEKGADTKSRLKHNFGMARPEGYRKAVRIMELADRFNVPLVTLVDTAGAYPGIGAEERGQAEAIARSTSASLGLKVPVVSVIIGEGGSGGAIAIATANKVYMLEHSIYSVISPEGAASILWHDSTRAKDAATSMRITAQHLLELKVIDGIIDEPVGGAHRSRDTVIAATGKQIEAAFEELAGANMDYREHRREKFLAIGRAL, via the coding sequence ATGTACAACTACCTCGATTTCGAAAAACCCGTCGCCGATCTCGAAGGCAAGATCCTCGAGCTCAAGAAGCTCAGCGAAAGCGGCGAGGCCGTCGATGTCGCCGACGAGATCACCCGGCTGGAAAAGCGCGCCAGGGAAGCGCTCAACGAAGCCTACCGCTCGCTCACGCCGTGGCAGAAGGCGCAGGTGGCGCGCCACCCCGACCGGCCGCACTGCCTCGACTATGTCGATGCGCTGTTCACCGACTTCACCGGCCTTGCCGGCGACCGCAGCTTCGGCGACGACAACGCCATCATCGGCGGCTTTGCCCGCTTCGGCGGCGAGCCGGTGGCGATTCTCGGCCAGGAAAAGGGCGCCGACACCAAGAGCCGTCTGAAGCACAATTTCGGCATGGCGCGGCCGGAAGGCTACCGCAAGGCGGTACGCATCATGGAACTGGCCGACCGCTTCAACGTGCCGCTGGTGACGCTGGTCGACACCGCCGGCGCCTATCCCGGCATCGGCGCAGAGGAACGCGGCCAGGCCGAGGCGATCGCGCGCTCGACCTCGGCCTCGCTCGGCCTCAAGGTACCGGTGGTCTCGGTGATCATCGGCGAGGGCGGCTCCGGCGGCGCGATCGCGATCGCCACCGCCAACAAGGTCTACATGCTCGAGCATTCGATCTATTCGGTGATCTCGCCGGAAGGCGCGGCCTCGATCCTGTGGCACGATTCCACCCGCGCCAAGGACGCCGCCACCTCGATGCGCATCACCGCCCAGCACCTGCTGGAACTGAAGGTGATCGACGGCATCATCGACGAGCCGGTGGGCGGCGCGCACCGCAGCCGCGACACCGTGATCGCGGCGACGGGCAAGCAGATCGAAGCGGCGTTCGAGGAGCTTGCCGGCGCGAACATGGACTATCGCGAGCACCGCCGCGAGAAGTTCCTGGCCATCGGACGCGCGCTCTGA
- a CDS encoding sulfurtransferase TusA family protein produces the protein MAAAETYDLRGLNCPLPVLKTRRRLMDAPDGYRLWVETTDPLAVIDIPAFCAESGHRLVESRAVEGGHRFLIERGGAIADGADA, from the coding sequence ATGGCCGCGGCCGAGACCTACGACCTGCGCGGGCTCAACTGCCCGCTGCCGGTGCTGAAGACGCGGCGCCGGCTGATGGACGCGCCGGACGGCTACCGGCTGTGGGTCGAGACCACCGATCCGCTGGCGGTGATCGACATTCCCGCCTTCTGCGCCGAGAGCGGGCACCGCCTCGTGGAAAGCCGGGCGGTCGAAGGCGGCCACCGCTTCCTGATCGAACGCGGCGGGGCGATTGCGGACGGGGCGGACGCTTAG
- a CDS encoding shikimate kinase: MTASRNAAATRLRELIGGRAIVFVGLMGAGKTAIGRKVAQMLEIPFIDSDHEIETVSRMSVPELFESYGEPEFRSLERRVIARLLEEGGRVISTGGGAFTNEETRGAVKRGGVSVWLKADLDVLMERVMKNRHRPLLQNADPRAVMQRLMRERYPLYAEADIVVASRDEPKEVIADEALAAIAAYLENERLGAG; the protein is encoded by the coding sequence ATGACCGCCTCGAGGAACGCCGCCGCCACAAGACTGCGCGAATTGATCGGCGGGCGGGCGATTGTCTTTGTCGGTCTGATGGGGGCGGGCAAGACGGCGATCGGGCGCAAGGTTGCCCAGATGCTGGAAATCCCCTTCATCGACAGCGACCACGAGATCGAGACCGTTTCCCGCATGTCGGTGCCTGAGCTCTTCGAAAGCTATGGCGAGCCGGAGTTCCGCTCGCTGGAGCGGCGGGTCATCGCCAGGCTTCTGGAGGAGGGCGGCCGCGTCATTTCCACCGGCGGCGGCGCGTTCACCAACGAGGAGACGCGCGGTGCGGTCAAGCGCGGCGGGGTCTCGGTCTGGCTCAAGGCCGACCTCGACGTGCTCATGGAGCGCGTCATGAAGAACCGGCATCGGCCGCTGCTCCAGAACGCCGATCCGCGTGCCGTCATGCAGCGGCTGATGCGCGAGCGCTACCCGCTTTACGCGGAGGCCGACATCGTCGTGGCCTCCCGCGACGAGCCGAAGGAGGTGATCGCCGACGAGGCGCTTGCCGCCATTGCCGCCTATCTGGAAAACGAACGTTTGGGAGCTGGCTGA
- the aroB gene encoding 3-dehydroquinate synthase codes for MDATAAEGTVRVEVDLAGRSYDILIGDGLIASCGSEIARRMPSVRCAIVTDSNVAAAHLATLVESLERAGIESATITLDPGEKTKSFAALEAVVDGVLGARLERGDLVIALGGGVIGDLAGFAAGIVRRGMGFVQVPTSLLAQVDSSVGGKTGINTARGKNLVGLFHQPRLVVADTAALDTLPPREFRAGYAEVVKYGLIDRPDFFAWLEKDWRAVFTGGPARQRAIAESCRAKAEIVARDELETGERALLNLGHTFGHALEAATGYDGARLVHGEGVAVGMALAHRFSVRLNQCSADDAARVEAHLGEVGLPVRMADIPGSLPGAEQLLSYIAQDKKVLRGALTFILTRGIGRSYIARDVPASEVLSFIQENLPE; via the coding sequence ATGGACGCAACGGCGGCGGAGGGCACGGTGCGTGTCGAGGTCGACCTTGCCGGGCGCTCCTACGACATCCTGATCGGCGACGGCCTGATTGCGTCCTGCGGCAGCGAGATCGCCCGGCGCATGCCGAGCGTGCGCTGCGCCATCGTCACCGACAGCAACGTGGCCGCGGCGCATCTCGCCACGCTGGTCGAGAGCCTCGAACGGGCCGGGATCGAAAGCGCCACGATTACGCTCGACCCGGGCGAGAAGACCAAGAGCTTCGCCGCGCTGGAGGCCGTGGTCGACGGTGTGCTCGGCGCCCGGCTGGAACGTGGCGACCTGGTCATTGCCCTCGGCGGTGGCGTCATAGGCGACCTTGCCGGCTTCGCTGCTGGCATCGTGCGGCGCGGCATGGGTTTCGTGCAGGTGCCGACATCGCTGCTGGCCCAGGTCGATTCCTCGGTCGGCGGCAAGACCGGCATCAACACGGCGCGCGGCAAGAACCTCGTCGGCCTCTTCCATCAGCCGCGGCTGGTGGTGGCCGACACCGCCGCGCTCGACACGCTGCCGCCGCGCGAATTCCGCGCCGGTTATGCCGAGGTGGTCAAATACGGCCTGATCGACCGGCCCGACTTCTTCGCCTGGCTGGAAAAGGACTGGCGCGCCGTCTTCACCGGCGGCCCGGCCCGGCAGCGCGCGATCGCGGAGTCCTGCCGTGCCAAGGCGGAGATCGTGGCCCGCGACGAGCTTGAGACCGGCGAGCGGGCGCTGCTCAATCTCGGCCATACCTTCGGGCACGCGCTCGAGGCGGCGACCGGTTACGACGGCGCGCGGCTCGTCCATGGCGAGGGCGTGGCCGTCGGTATGGCGCTGGCGCACCGCTTCTCGGTGCGGCTCAACCAGTGCAGCGCCGACGATGCGGCGCGGGTCGAGGCACATCTGGGCGAGGTCGGACTGCCGGTGAGGATGGCCGACATTCCGGGCAGCCTGCCTGGCGCGGAGCAACTGCTTTCCTATATAGCCCAGGACAAGAAGGTCTTGCGCGGCGCACTCACCTTCATCCTTACCCGGGGTATCGGGCGCTCCTACATCGCCAGGGACGTGCCGGCCTCCGAGGTGCTTTCCTTCATCCAGGAGAACCTTCCGGAATGA
- a CDS encoding D-alanyl-D-alanine carboxypeptidase family protein has protein sequence MAGLLTLLQPAAAGPSIVVDLKSGKVLSHEEAFRRWYPASLSKLMTAYVAFRAVKSGEVTLKSPVTISRNAAKEPPSKMGYKPGSVLTLDNALKIIMVKSANDVATAIGESIAGSEAAFAARMNAESKRLGMTGSHWVNAHGLHSDEQYSTVRDLALLAVAIRREFPEHAAYFNIEGLAAGKAKLSNHNTLIGRYAGADGMKTGFTCPAGFNLVASATRQGRTVIAVLVGEPSVAQRAEKAAQLLEDGFSRNQSFAPELTRLPVGGDKLAEATNMRPVICTQEARKERMENRDEEGNMVIRSPFIREMEREPQLVAVGLGGATGPKSPAAAELIEYANVPIPTPRPPYEPAKASAVQ, from the coding sequence GTGGCCGGCCTTCTCACCCTGCTGCAGCCGGCGGCGGCCGGTCCGTCGATCGTCGTCGACCTGAAGTCGGGCAAGGTGCTGTCGCACGAGGAGGCGTTCCGGCGCTGGTATCCGGCGTCGCTGTCGAAGCTGATGACGGCCTATGTCGCCTTCCGCGCCGTCAAGTCGGGCGAGGTGACGCTGAAGTCGCCGGTCACCATCTCCAGGAACGCGGCCAAGGAACCGCCGAGCAAGATGGGCTACAAGCCGGGCTCGGTGCTCACCCTCGACAATGCGCTCAAGATCATCATGGTCAAGTCGGCCAACGACGTCGCCACCGCCATCGGCGAATCGATCGCCGGTTCCGAGGCCGCCTTCGCGGCGCGCATGAACGCCGAATCGAAGCGCCTCGGCATGACCGGCTCGCACTGGGTCAACGCGCACGGGCTGCATTCCGACGAACAATATTCGACGGTGCGCGACCTCGCGCTGCTCGCCGTCGCGATCCGCCGCGAGTTTCCAGAACATGCCGCGTATTTCAACATCGAGGGGCTGGCTGCCGGCAAGGCCAAGCTCTCCAACCACAACACGCTGATCGGCCGCTATGCCGGCGCCGACGGCATGAAGACCGGCTTCACCTGTCCGGCCGGCTTCAATCTGGTGGCGTCGGCCACACGCCAGGGCCGCACCGTGATTGCGGTGCTGGTCGGCGAGCCGTCGGTGGCGCAGCGCGCCGAAAAGGCGGCACAGCTGCTCGAGGACGGCTTTTCCCGCAACCAGTCCTTCGCGCCGGAGCTGACCCGGCTCCCGGTCGGCGGCGACAAGCTCGCCGAGGCGACCAACATGCGTCCCGTCATCTGCACCCAGGAGGCGCGCAAGGAGCGCATGGAAAACCGCGACGAGGAGGGCAACATGGTGATCCGCTCGCCCTTCATCCGCGAGATGGAGCGCGAGCCGCAACTGGTCGCCGTCGGGCTCGGCGGGGCCACCGGGCCGAAATCGCCTGCCGCCGCCGAACTGATCGAATACGCCAACGTGCCGATCCCGACGCCGCGGCCGCCCTACGAGCCGGCCAAGGCGAGCGCGGTCCAGTAG
- a CDS encoding J domain-containing protein: MKLDSKYFDRIRVRPDPDAELKSRAPRCQWDGCAEAGLHRAPVGRMREGEYFRFCLDHVRQYNKGYNYFSGLADTEIARFQKEALTGHRPTWAMGGNSQARSSPDFADKRSGRAGYYKRVRDPFNLFGDAEAPPRPRQRKVKPLEARALETLGLDQNAAGADIKARYKELVKRHHPDANGGDRGSEDRFRDVIQAYRVLKQSGFC, from the coding sequence ATGAAGCTGGATTCGAAATATTTCGACAGGATTCGCGTGCGGCCCGACCCGGACGCGGAGCTGAAGTCGCGCGCGCCGCGCTGCCAGTGGGACGGCTGTGCCGAGGCCGGCCTCCACCGGGCGCCGGTCGGGCGCATGCGCGAGGGCGAATATTTCCGCTTCTGCCTCGACCATGTGCGCCAGTACAACAAGGGCTACAACTACTTTTCCGGCTTGGCCGACACCGAGATCGCGCGCTTCCAGAAGGAGGCGCTGACCGGCCACCGCCCGACCTGGGCCATGGGCGGCAATTCGCAGGCGCGTTCCAGCCCGGATTTCGCCGACAAGCGCTCCGGCCGCGCCGGCTACTACAAGCGCGTGCGCGACCCGTTCAACCTGTTCGGAGACGCCGAGGCGCCGCCGCGGCCGCGCCAGCGCAAGGTCAAGCCGCTGGAGGCCAGGGCACTCGAAACGCTGGGCCTCGACCAGAATGCGGCTGGCGCCGACATAAAGGCGCGCTATAAGGAACTTGTGAAGCGCCACCATCCGGATGCGAATGGCGGCGACCGGGGTTCGGAAGACCGGTTCCGCGACGTGATCCAGGCCTACCGGGTGCTCAAACAATCCGGTTTCTGTTGA
- a CDS encoding site-specific tyrosine recombinase XerD — MNSATAIEAFLEMMSAERGASANTLEAYRRDLDDAAAGIGGLADASSSDIRAYLDTIAARGFAASTQARKLSALRQFYRFLYAEGLRGDDPTGTAMAPRKSAVLPKILSEAETGRLLDRAAEEAATAPPGMSQVATTRMHALIEVLYATGLRVSELVGLPVEVAQRDQRFFMVRGKGGKERMVPLTEKARAAMTAWLSARARDAAAVESPFLFPAASESGHLPRQVFARDLKGLAARAGIRAARVSPHVLRHAFASHLLQNGADLRAVQQLLGHADISTTQIYTHVLEERLVRLVNEHHPLAD, encoded by the coding sequence ATGAACAGCGCGACCGCGATCGAAGCCTTCCTGGAAATGATGAGCGCCGAGCGGGGCGCCAGCGCCAACACGCTCGAGGCCTATCGCCGCGACCTCGACGATGCGGCGGCCGGGATCGGCGGGCTGGCCGACGCCTCAAGCTCGGACATCCGCGCCTATCTCGACACCATCGCCGCGCGCGGCTTCGCTGCCTCGACACAGGCGCGCAAGCTTTCGGCGCTGCGCCAGTTCTACCGCTTCCTCTATGCCGAAGGCCTGCGCGGCGACGACCCGACCGGCACGGCGATGGCGCCGCGCAAGAGCGCTGTGCTGCCGAAGATCCTCAGCGAGGCCGAAACCGGGCGCCTGCTCGACCGCGCGGCGGAGGAAGCGGCAACAGCGCCGCCCGGCATGAGCCAGGTGGCCACCACGAGGATGCATGCGCTGATCGAGGTGCTTTATGCGACGGGCCTGCGCGTTTCCGAACTGGTCGGGCTGCCGGTCGAGGTGGCACAGCGCGACCAGCGCTTCTTCATGGTGCGCGGCAAGGGCGGCAAGGAGCGCATGGTGCCGCTGACCGAGAAGGCGCGTGCGGCCATGACTGCCTGGCTTTCGGCCCGCGCCCGCGATGCCGCGGCCGTGGAGAGCCCCTTTCTCTTCCCCGCCGCATCCGAAAGCGGTCATCTGCCGCGCCAGGTCTTCGCACGCGACCTGAAGGGACTGGCCGCGCGCGCCGGGATCAGGGCGGCCAGGGTCTCGCCGCACGTCTTGCGCCACGCCTTTGCCAGCCACCTGTTGCAGAACGGCGCCGACCTGCGCGCCGTGCAGCAATTGCTCGGCCATGCCGATATCTCCACGACTCAGATCTACACCCACGTGCTGGAGGAGCGGCTGGTGCGGCTCGTCAACGAGCACCACCCGCTTGCCGATTAG
- a CDS encoding CobW family GTP-binding protein, giving the protein MPDQEMPAPVPVSVLTGFLGAGKTTLLNRLLKLPEFAGTAVIINEFGDVPIDHLLVEKASDGIIELSDGCLCCTVRGELVDTLADLADQAQTGRLAQFSRVVIETTGLADPCPVLQSIMAHPALIAAYRLDGVIAVADALSGAATLDAHEEAVRQIAVADRIVLTKTDLAEPGAAEALAARLAALNPGAPVLDAAAGAATPAALLDCGLYDPATKGVDVERWLREGALRDHHDHHHHGHDHDHEHHHHDRHDGRFRTFSLTLARPLEFSAIANFLDLLRSTHGEGILRMKGIVETVEEPERPLVVHGVRQFLHPPMRLPAWPSGQRGTRLVLITADVPEDYVRRLFDAFAGKPSVDQPDRTALEANPLSIGGFRP; this is encoded by the coding sequence ATGCCTGATCAAGAAATGCCCGCGCCGGTCCCGGTCAGCGTTCTCACCGGCTTTCTCGGCGCCGGCAAGACGACGCTGCTCAACCGCCTGCTCAAGCTGCCCGAATTTGCCGGCACCGCCGTCATCATCAACGAGTTCGGCGACGTGCCGATCGACCATCTGCTGGTCGAAAAAGCCTCCGACGGCATTATCGAACTCTCCGACGGCTGCCTGTGCTGCACGGTGCGCGGGGAACTGGTCGACACCCTGGCCGATCTCGCCGACCAGGCCCAGACGGGTCGGCTGGCGCAGTTTTCGCGCGTCGTCATCGAGACCACCGGGCTCGCCGACCCGTGCCCGGTGCTGCAGTCGATCATGGCGCATCCGGCGCTCATCGCCGCCTACCGGCTCGACGGCGTCATCGCGGTAGCCGACGCGCTCTCCGGAGCCGCGACGCTCGACGCGCATGAGGAGGCGGTACGCCAGATCGCGGTCGCCGACCGCATCGTCCTCACCAAGACCGATCTTGCCGAACCCGGTGCGGCTGAAGCCCTTGCGGCGAGACTTGCAGCCCTCAACCCAGGCGCGCCGGTGCTCGACGCCGCGGCCGGCGCGGCGACGCCCGCCGCGCTGCTCGACTGCGGCCTCTACGACCCGGCGACCAAGGGCGTCGACGTCGAACGCTGGCTGCGCGAAGGGGCGCTGCGCGACCATCACGACCACCATCACCATGGTCACGACCATGACCACGAACACCACCATCACGACCGGCATGACGGCCGTTTCCGCACCTTCTCGCTGACGCTCGCCCGGCCGCTGGAATTTTCCGCGATCGCCAATTTCCTCGACCTTCTGCGCTCCACCCATGGCGAGGGCATCCTGCGCATGAAGGGCATCGTCGAGACGGTCGAGGAACCGGAAAGGCCACTCGTCGTCCATGGCGTGCGCCAGTTCCTGCATCCGCCGATGCGGCTGCCGGCCTGGCCTTCCGGCCAGCGCGGCACGCGGCTGGTGCTGATCACCGCGGACGTTCCGGAAGACTATGTGCGGCGGCTCTTCGACGCCTTCGCCGGCAAGCCGTCGGTCGACCAGCCCGACCGCACGGCGTTGGAGGCCAACCCGCTGTCGATCGGCGGGTTCCGGCCGTAA
- a CDS encoding histidine kinase, whose protein sequence is MPTLFRFLVTIGIIAGIVYGAMFALVTFVEPNKGEMSVRIPPEKLNP, encoded by the coding sequence ATGCCCACCCTTTTCAGGTTCTTGGTCACCATCGGCATCATCGCCGGCATCGTCTATGGAGCCATGTTTGCGCTGGTGACCTTCGTCGAGCCGAACAAGGGCGAAATGAGCGTGCGCATCCCGCCCGAGAAGCTCAATCCCTGA
- a CDS encoding BolA family protein: MSIQTAIEAKLRERFAPESLDVINESHLHAGHHHVEHGREETFDGTGETHFRVRIVSAAFAGMSRVERHRAVNEALADQLRAGLHALAIEPTAPGEKTRR, encoded by the coding sequence ATGAGCATCCAGACCGCGATCGAAGCCAAGCTGCGCGAGCGCTTCGCGCCCGAAAGCCTTGACGTCATCAACGAAAGCCATCTCCACGCCGGCCATCATCATGTCGAGCACGGCCGCGAGGAAACTTTCGACGGCACCGGCGAAACCCATTTCCGCGTCCGCATCGTGTCGGCAGCCTTTGCCGGCATGAGCCGGGTCGAGCGCCACCGCGCAGTCAACGAGGCGCTGGCCGACCAACTGCGCGCCGGCCTTCACGCACTGGCGATCGAACCGACGGCTCCGGGCGAAAAGACACGGCGCTGA